The genomic segment ATCCCGCCCTGCGCTCGCGGCTGGGTCATGCCGCCGAGCAGCGCGTGCGCACATCGTTCGACCACCGCAACAGCATCACCGAACTGAAGGCACTGTTTGAGCAAGAATGGGAGAAGAGCCCTTGACCGGCAAAAAATCCGCACCGCGTGTCTTCTTCTACGTTCAGCATCTTCTGGGAATAGGCCACATCGCCCGCGCCAGCAGGGTCGCTGCAGCACTCGTGGCCGACGGCTTCGATGTGACCTTGGTGACGGGTGGAACACCGGTGCCCGGATTTCCCGGCGAGGGTATCCGCCATATCGAACTGCCGCCGATTGCGGTCAGCGATGGCAGCTTTTCCGGGCTGGTGGATGCGACCGGACAGCCTGTTGACGATACCTTCAAGGATAACCGCGCCAGCATGCTTCTTGGCGCCTATCAGGGTACACGACCTGACATTGTCATCATCGAAGCCTTTCCCTTTGGCAGACGGCAGGTGCGCTTTGAACTGATGCCCTTGTTGAGCGCCATCGAGTACAGCGCGGAACGACCGCTGGTCATGACGTCGCTTCGGGATATTCTGCAGGAGCGTGCCAAGCCCGGTCGGGACGAAGAGACAATCACCCTCGTCAAGAAACATTTCGATGCCGTTCTTGTGCACGGTGACCCGAAATTCGTGCGGCTGGAAGACACATTCCCGCTTGCTGATAAGATCAGCCAGCGCGTGATCTATACGGGTCTCGTCGCGCCTGCAAAGCCATCCCCGCCACAGGAGCGTTTCGATGTCGTTGTTTCCGCAGGCGGCGGGGCTGTTGGCTCTGCGCTGATCCGCGCGGCACTCGACGCTGCACCCAAAATCGACCGCGTCAAAAGCTGGTGCCTGATCACCGGGCCCAACATGCCTAAGGCTGATTTCGAGGAGATTTCGGCACAGGCTGGCGATGGCGTTTCCATTTTCCGTTTTCGGAAGGATTTTGCCAGCCTGCTATCTGGTGCCCAGCTTTCCATTTCGCAGGCGGGCTACAATACGGTCTGCGATATATTGCAGGCGAAATGCCGCTCGCTGCTCATCCCTTTCGCCGCCGGTGGAGAGACGGAGCAAGGGGCACGCGCATCCCGCCTCGCGAAACTGGGGCTCGCCTACGTTCTGGAAGAGAGCGCAATTTCCCCTGACACGATGGCGCAGTCCATCGATGCCGCCTTGGATTTGCCGGAGCCTGATCGTGTCGATCTCGATTTGGATGGGGCGCAGGGAACGGCGAAAATTCTGCGCCGTCTCTACGACGAACGGGAATTCGACAGGCTTAATATCTGAGCTTCTCGCGCCGCAACCCAAGGCCGATCAAACGACCGGCGAGATGCGCCAGCAGTGGAAAACGCATGATGGCGAGCACGAAAGCAGGCGGCCCCTTGGATCGCTTCGCGTCGGCATGATCCTGCCTGTTGCGGCTGCGCATCATCAATTGCAGACGCTGTATCGCGCGTGTCGGGAACGACCGGCGCTTCTCGATGGCAGCGAGATCGGCATCGGTGATCGACTGACCTGACCCCAGGAGCGGTATGAGCACATTGGCGACCGCTACGGCATCCTGAATGGCCAGATTGACCCCGACGCCACCGATGGGCGACATGGCATGGGCGGCATCTCCGATGCAGATCACACCCGGCTTCCACCATTGCTTCAACCGGTCGATCCGAACCGTCAGCAGGCTCGCATCGTCCCAGCTGCGAATTTCCAGCAGACGATCACGCGGCAGCGGGCACACGTCTGCGACACGTGCGCGGAAGGCTTCCAGCCCTTTTGCCTTCAGATCGGCGAACGTTCCCTTGCGAACCACAAAGCCGCACTGCCAATAATCACCTCGATCAATCAGCACGAAACCCTGCTGGGGGCCTGCATGCCCCATGGTTTCGTTGGGATCACCGGGTTGTTTGGAAAGCCGCATCCACACCACTTCGGTCGCGATACCAAACCGCTGGATTTCCAGTCCGGCCTTATCTCGAATGATGGAATTGCGACCGTCGGCCCCGACAACTAGATCCGCCTCGATGGTCAAGGGGCCCCCTGGCGTCTCGACGCGAAGGCCGGACACTTTGCCTGCCTGCTGCACAAGGTCCATGACGGGTGCATTCATCAGCAGCCGAAAATTATCGAACTGGCCAGCCTTGCCTGCGAGGAAATTGAGGAAATCCCATTGCGGCATGAAGGCTATGAACTTGTGTTTCACCGGCAGCCAGGAAAAGTCGGCTATCGTGATTTTGCGACCAGCAATGTCCGCATGCAGCTTTTCCGCCCGCGTGTGCGGCAGGCTAAGAAATTCCCTGATGAAACCGAGTTGCTCGATGATGTCGAGTGTGGAGGGATGGATCGTATCGCCGCGAAAATCACGCAGGAAATCGCTGTGCTTCTCCACCACCACGACATCGACATTGGCCCGTGCCAGAAGCAGGCCCAGCATCATGCCCGCAGGCCCGCCACCGGCAATCGCAATCGTCGTCTTGATGGTGGTTTCCACAGGCGTCTCTCTCATCGCTTCGAGGGTGGGGCATTTTTCGGATGCGGCCAGCCGCTTTCATCATAGCGGAACAGCCACTCGGACCGGGCGAAAATGAAGGCAAAGGCCATGGCTGTCCAGGTGCCCAGCAAAAGTCCAGCCGCAACATCGCTGGGATAATGCGCCCCGACGATGACACGCGATACGCCGATAACAAGGGCAAGCCCGATAAAGACCACGCGGAAGCGCGGTACCAGCATCAGGAAAGCGCCGAAAAACGACCCGGCAGCGGCAGAATGTCCCGATGGGAAACTCTCATAGAGATTGTCACCGGTAAACGGCGTCAGGCTGTAGGCGCCCATATCCATGAAAAGTTCTGGCCGTGCACGCCCGATCAGAAATTTCAGAAGGTGAACAAGAACGCTTGCAGTGCCGATGGTCAAAAAGAAATACAACAACAACCGCCAGAGGGTCCTGACACGGCTGCCGTAGGACGAAGCGGTGAGAACGCGGGCCGCCACATAGGCGACGATGGCGAGCAGACCGGTGCTGTAGAGCATCCAGCGGAACGTGCCGAAGTCGGTTATGGCTTTGTTGAAACCTACGATGGTGCCTGGGAGGGCCTGGGCCTTTTGTGAAAGAAACGGATCAAGCGGAATGAACACCAGAACCAGAACGAATGTCGCTGCGAAAATCCAGCCGCTGGAAACGAAAAAACGCCGCATGCACAAGTCCTCTGCCTTCATTCATCGCGATCTCGAACCGCTAATGCAAACAGCACTAAAGCACGCCGTTTAACGCTTCGCAGCTTTTTTACGCCCGAACCATCGTAAATCCTTTTTGAACTGCATCGTGACAGCCACATATCATCCCAACCGGCTTTCTCCTTGTTCTGCTCACCTTTCGCGAGTAGACGCTTGGAGAGAAAAATAAGCAAATTCGGATCGACATGATGCAGCAGCCGGAACCGACATCGCCACACAGACTGACCGTGCTCGGTTCCACCGGGTCAATCGGCACCAGCACGGTGGATGTCATAAACCAGCTCGGCGGTCGTGACCGGTTCGAGGTGATGGCGCTCACAGGTGCCGGGAACATAGCGCTTCTGGCAGAGCAGGCGCGTGCGCTGGGTGCCAAGCTTGCCGTCACATCGCAGGACGACAATTATCAGGAACTTCGCGAAGCACTGGCTGGCACCGGCATCGATGTCGCATCCGGCAGAAGCGGTCTGCGGGAAGCCGCCAGCATGAGCGCCGACTGGGTCATGGCGGCCATCGCTGGCACGCCAGGTCTTGAGCCAACGCTGATCGCGGCACAGCGCGGTGCCAATATCGCGCTTGCCAACAAAGAATGCCTCGTTTCGGCAGGCGACGTCTTCATTCGGACCGTTGCGGAGGGCGGCGGCACGCTGATACCGGTCGATAGCGAACACAGCGCCATTTTCCAGTGCCTGGAGCCAGCCAATAAAGCCAATGTCGAGCGGATCGTCCTGACGGCATCAGGTGGCCCGTTTCGGACCTTCAGCCGCGAGCAGATGGCAGGCGTTACCGCCGATATCGCCCGCGCTCACCCCAATTGGTCCATGGGTTTGAAGGTATCCATCGGCAGCGCGTCGATGTTCAACAAGGCGCTGGAAATGATCGAGGCAAAGTATCTGTTCGATCTGAGGCCGGACCAGATCGAGGTCATCATCCATCCGCAATCGATCATCCATTCGATGGTTGCTTACACGGATGGATCGGTCATTGCCCAACTGGGCTGCCCGGATATGCGCACCGCCATTGCCTACGCCCTCACCTATCCGTCCCGCGGCGAGATCGACGTAGAACGGTTGGACTTTGCCAAACTGGCGCGACTGGACTTCGAAGCTCCCGATGAGACCCGCTTCCCCGCGCTTCGACTGGCCAGAACCGCGCTGGAGCGCGGCGGCGCACAGGGTGCCGTGCTGAATGCGGCGGATGAAACCGCTTTTCATGCTTTCGTAGATGGCCGTATAGGCTTTCTGGATATGGCAGATATCGTCGAAACCGTCATGGACAGGATCAATGACGGGCGAAGTGCCGAGACGATCGAGGACGTGCTCGCTGCAGACGCGCAAGCGCGTCAATACGCCGATGACGTCATCCTGCGCATGCAACAAGCCGCCTGACCAAGTCCTTAAACGTCGATTAATCGCTGCTCGGAAGAACGCGCGGTCACGTGTCGTATCTCCGCGCCGATTTTCTTTGAGAACTGCGGGTTGCCTCCATCGGCAATTGGCGCTAGATCATATTTGTAATGTTATTACATGACAATCTCTCATTGAGAGTACACGTGATTTAGGGACTGTTTACATGATCAGAAAAGCTCTCGCTCTTACCCTTGGCTCGATGTTGCTGCTATCGACCGTAGCAACCGCAGAAAACGCCAAACACAGCCACAACCATGACCATTCCAAGGAGTCGAAAGGCATTTACAACGGCTATTTTGACGACGCGCAGATCAAGTCGCGCGACCTCTCGGACTGGGA from the Agrobacterium vaccinii genome contains:
- a CDS encoding FAD-dependent oxidoreductase gives rise to the protein MRETPVETTIKTTIAIAGGGPAGMMLGLLLARANVDVVVVEKHSDFLRDFRGDTIHPSTLDIIEQLGFIREFLSLPHTRAEKLHADIAGRKITIADFSWLPVKHKFIAFMPQWDFLNFLAGKAGQFDNFRLLMNAPVMDLVQQAGKVSGLRVETPGGPLTIEADLVVGADGRNSIIRDKAGLEIQRFGIATEVVWMRLSKQPGDPNETMGHAGPQQGFVLIDRGDYWQCGFVVRKGTFADLKAKGLEAFRARVADVCPLPRDRLLEIRSWDDASLLTVRIDRLKQWWKPGVICIGDAAHAMSPIGGVGVNLAIQDAVAVANVLIPLLGSGQSITDADLAAIEKRRSFPTRAIQRLQLMMRSRNRQDHADAKRSKGPPAFVLAIMRFPLLAHLAGRLIGLGLRREKLRY
- the dxr gene encoding 1-deoxy-D-xylulose-5-phosphate reductoisomerase produces the protein MQQPEPTSPHRLTVLGSTGSIGTSTVDVINQLGGRDRFEVMALTGAGNIALLAEQARALGAKLAVTSQDDNYQELREALAGTGIDVASGRSGLREAASMSADWVMAAIAGTPGLEPTLIAAQRGANIALANKECLVSAGDVFIRTVAEGGGTLIPVDSEHSAIFQCLEPANKANVERIVLTASGGPFRTFSREQMAGVTADIARAHPNWSMGLKVSIGSASMFNKALEMIEAKYLFDLRPDQIEVIIHPQSIIHSMVAYTDGSVIAQLGCPDMRTAIAYALTYPSRGEIDVERLDFAKLARLDFEAPDETRFPALRLARTALERGGAQGAVLNAADETAFHAFVDGRIGFLDMADIVETVMDRINDGRSAETIEDVLAADAQARQYADDVILRMQQAA
- a CDS encoding glycosyltransferase family protein — encoded protein: MGEEPLTGKKSAPRVFFYVQHLLGIGHIARASRVAAALVADGFDVTLVTGGTPVPGFPGEGIRHIELPPIAVSDGSFSGLVDATGQPVDDTFKDNRASMLLGAYQGTRPDIVIIEAFPFGRRQVRFELMPLLSAIEYSAERPLVMTSLRDILQERAKPGRDEETITLVKKHFDAVLVHGDPKFVRLEDTFPLADKISQRVIYTGLVAPAKPSPPQERFDVVVSAGGGAVGSALIRAALDAAPKIDRVKSWCLITGPNMPKADFEEISAQAGDGVSIFRFRKDFASLLSGAQLSISQAGYNTVCDILQAKCRSLLIPFAAGGETEQGARASRLAKLGLAYVLEESAISPDTMAQSIDAALDLPEPDRVDLDLDGAQGTAKILRRLYDEREFDRLNI
- a CDS encoding phosphatase PAP2 family protein; its protein translation is MRRFFVSSGWIFAATFVLVLVFIPLDPFLSQKAQALPGTIVGFNKAITDFGTFRWMLYSTGLLAIVAYVAARVLTASSYGSRVRTLWRLLLYFFLTIGTASVLVHLLKFLIGRARPELFMDMGAYSLTPFTGDNLYESFPSGHSAAAGSFFGAFLMLVPRFRVVFIGLALVIGVSRVIVGAHYPSDVAAGLLLGTWTAMAFAFIFARSEWLFRYDESGWPHPKNAPPSKR